In Rhodothermus profundi, the following are encoded in one genomic region:
- a CDS encoding penicillin-binding protein 1A: MPDRWTHTEEELQRYFNDPNFRHARLRSDGRPARKRRGLSGFFYRRFRDPRKAQAALVLSVLVGLALLGMLALGLYVWSLADELPSFQQLDNPTFELATVAYTADGRELARYARQNRTWVSYDEISPYVIQALLATEDHRFYDHWGIDLFRTASAVAQTILSLGREVQGGSTITQQLARNLYNEQIGRAQTIKRKLKEMVTAVELERRYTKREIIEMYLNTVEFVYNAFGIESAARTFFNKPARDLNVLEAATLVGMLRNPALYNPIRFPERARQRRNVVLWQMVRRGYLDRAFFEAHKDDPIVTDFHTSSITASIAPYFAEYVRRWLVNWAQAHGYNIYTDGLRVYTTLDSRLQELARQAVVEQLDKLQAVVNYEWSRETGYFLGDDINRYLRQQHYEPFAYYWSSKQDTVDQFIRETERYRRLVAQGIAPEEALRQLRADQRFMDSLKAVKTRLEAGFVAIDPRNGYVRAWVGGRDLTRDWYDHVAIARRQPGSTFKPFLYTAAIDNGWSPYDVLPDSSVTYVDPAGNVWQPKNAEGESTGQLITLREALARSVNTVSARLVLQVGPSNVAFYARRMGIKSPLKAVPSLALGTSNVTLLELVSAYATLASGGLYYEPTVVTRIEDANGHVLYEARPTPREAISEETAYTVVDMLRDVIRYGTGQRIRWQFGLTRYDLAGKTGTTQNSADGWFVLMHPELVTGAWVGFNDPRVTFRTHWWGQGAHNALLIVGDFWRRMEQAPDIEISDATFPLPLGLHLPGADSLQQERRIIPELHQRRVGW; this comes from the coding sequence ATGCCTGACCGCTGGACCCACACCGAAGAAGAGTTGCAACGGTACTTCAACGACCCCAATTTCCGCCATGCCCGGCTACGCTCCGACGGCCGCCCTGCCCGGAAACGCCGTGGACTGAGCGGTTTCTTCTACCGGCGTTTCCGGGATCCCCGCAAGGCGCAGGCCGCCCTGGTGCTGAGCGTACTGGTAGGGCTGGCGCTGCTGGGCATGCTAGCACTGGGACTTTACGTGTGGTCGCTTGCCGACGAACTGCCTTCCTTTCAACAACTGGACAACCCTACCTTCGAACTGGCCACCGTCGCCTACACCGCCGACGGCCGCGAGCTGGCCCGCTACGCCCGTCAGAACCGCACCTGGGTCTCCTATGACGAGATTTCCCCCTATGTGATTCAGGCCCTGCTGGCTACCGAAGACCACCGCTTCTACGACCACTGGGGCATCGACCTGTTTCGCACCGCCTCGGCCGTAGCGCAAACGATCCTGAGCCTGGGACGCGAGGTGCAAGGCGGCTCCACCATCACGCAACAACTGGCTCGTAACCTGTACAACGAGCAAATCGGCCGCGCCCAGACCATCAAACGCAAACTGAAAGAGATGGTCACGGCCGTCGAACTCGAACGCCGCTACACCAAGCGCGAAATCATCGAAATGTACCTGAACACGGTCGAGTTCGTTTACAACGCCTTTGGCATTGAATCGGCCGCCCGCACCTTTTTCAATAAGCCTGCCCGAGACCTGAACGTGCTGGAGGCGGCGACGCTGGTCGGCATGCTCCGCAACCCGGCTCTCTACAACCCTATCCGCTTTCCGGAACGCGCCCGCCAGCGACGCAACGTGGTGCTCTGGCAAATGGTCCGACGCGGCTATCTGGACCGCGCCTTTTTTGAAGCGCACAAGGATGACCCCATCGTTACGGATTTCCACACCTCTTCGATCACCGCCAGCATCGCGCCGTACTTCGCAGAATACGTGCGCCGCTGGCTTGTCAACTGGGCCCAAGCGCACGGCTACAACATCTACACCGATGGGCTGCGCGTCTATACCACGCTGGACAGTCGGCTGCAGGAGCTGGCCCGCCAGGCAGTGGTAGAGCAGCTCGATAAGCTGCAGGCCGTGGTCAACTACGAGTGGAGTCGCGAAACCGGCTACTTTCTGGGCGACGACATCAACCGGTACCTTCGGCAGCAGCACTATGAACCGTTTGCCTATTACTGGTCCAGCAAGCAAGACACGGTAGATCAGTTTATCCGGGAAACGGAACGCTACCGGCGTCTGGTAGCACAGGGCATTGCTCCGGAAGAAGCGCTGCGCCAGCTTCGAGCCGACCAGCGCTTCATGGATTCGCTTAAAGCCGTCAAGACGCGGCTGGAAGCTGGCTTTGTGGCCATTGACCCGCGCAACGGCTACGTTCGGGCCTGGGTGGGTGGCCGCGACCTGACGCGCGACTGGTACGACCACGTCGCCATTGCCCGTCGGCAACCGGGCTCTACCTTCAAGCCATTCCTTTACACTGCCGCCATCGACAACGGCTGGTCGCCCTACGACGTGCTCCCCGACAGCTCTGTAACGTACGTGGATCCGGCCGGAAATGTCTGGCAGCCCAAAAATGCAGAGGGCGAATCGACGGGACAGCTCATCACGCTGCGCGAAGCCCTGGCCCGCTCGGTAAACACCGTCTCGGCCCGCCTGGTGCTGCAGGTAGGTCCCAGTAATGTTGCCTTCTACGCCCGCCGCATGGGCATCAAAAGTCCGCTAAAAGCCGTCCCTTCCCTGGCGCTGGGGACCAGCAACGTAACGCTGCTCGAGCTGGTTTCCGCCTACGCTACGCTGGCCAGCGGGGGCCTGTATTACGAACCCACCGTGGTAACCCGGATCGAAGACGCCAACGGTCATGTGCTCTACGAAGCGCGGCCTACTCCCCGCGAAGCCATCTCTGAAGAAACCGCCTACACGGTAGTCGATATGCTGCGGGACGTAATCCGCTATGGAACAGGGCAGCGCATCCGCTGGCAGTTCGGGCTGACGCGGTACGATCTGGCAGGCAAAACGGGCACTACGCAGAATAGCGCCGATGGCTGGTTTGTTCTGATGCATCCGGAGCTGGTTACCGGTGCATGGGTGGGCTTTAACGACCCCCGGGTCACGTTCCGCACGCACTGGTGGGGCCAGGGCGCTCACAATGCGCTGCTGATCGTCGGCGACTTCTGGCGACGCATGGAGCAGGCGCCGGATATCGAAATCAGCGATGCCACCTTCCCGCTGCCTCTCGGCCTGCATCTGCCCGGTGCCGATTCGCTCCAACAGGAACGCCGAATTATTCCAGAGCTGCATCAACGCCGCGTCGGCTGGTAA
- a CDS encoding UDP-2,3-diacylglucosamine diphosphatase: MILFFADLHLGRADPATERAVEQSLLACLNTLAPQTQHLVLVGDVFHHYIEYRHLVPKGFVRFQALLARWTDRGLPVTYVVGNHDPWHQNYFAQELGVRVLHRAVVDTLLGYRVYLDHGDLAIAGPLSRALRRLLRHPVPVWLYRTLLPGDLGLALARRVTQWRPERLNPVIAERLRQHAHRVLQEKQADIVVLGHSHQAELHCWPEGLYLNPGCWYQDQTFGLLEANALALCRWTPDGLQTLIRYPLP, translated from the coding sequence GTGATTCTGTTTTTTGCCGATTTACATCTAGGACGCGCGGATCCGGCCACGGAACGCGCTGTCGAACAATCCCTGCTGGCCTGTCTGAACACCCTGGCCCCTCAGACGCAGCACCTGGTACTGGTAGGGGATGTCTTTCACCACTACATTGAATATCGGCATCTCGTGCCCAAAGGTTTTGTGCGCTTTCAGGCGCTGCTGGCACGCTGGACCGACCGCGGCCTTCCGGTCACCTACGTGGTCGGCAATCATGACCCCTGGCACCAGAACTATTTCGCCCAGGAGCTGGGCGTGCGCGTGCTGCACCGAGCCGTGGTCGATACGTTGCTGGGATACCGCGTTTATCTGGACCATGGGGATCTGGCTATCGCTGGCCCCCTCTCCCGCGCCCTCCGCCGCCTGCTCCGGCATCCTGTACCGGTCTGGCTGTACCGAACGCTGCTACCTGGCGACCTGGGCCTTGCCCTGGCCCGACGCGTTACGCAATGGCGCCCCGAGCGGCTCAACCCTGTTATCGCCGAGCGCCTGCGCCAGCATGCGCATCGCGTGCTGCAGGAAAAACAAGCCGACATTGTGGTCCTGGGCCACAGTCATCAGGCCGAACTGCACTGCTGGCCCGAAGGTCTCTATCTGAACCCGGGCTGCTGGTATCAGGACCAGACATTCGGCCTCCTGGAAGCGAACGCGCTGGCGCTCTGCCGCTGGACCCCAGACGGCCTACAGACGTTGATCCGGTATCCCCTACCCTGA
- a CDS encoding rhomboid family intramembrane serine protease, which translates to MYRDYDYYQPPTRFAVFPPVVKNLLILNGLVFLAQLVPTTDRLLIEWFALWPLGLPEFYPGFWPWQLLTYSFLHGGFAHLFFNMFALWMFGVPIERAWGSRRFGVYYFVSVIGAGLTQLLVVTLSGAVYPTVGASGGVFGILLAFGMMFPNTPIYLYFLFPIKAKWLVIGYGLLELWAGITGTQAGIANFAHLGGMLFGFLLIQYWRGKLPWRPTRRLYW; encoded by the coding sequence ATGTACCGAGATTACGACTATTACCAGCCGCCCACGCGCTTTGCGGTTTTTCCGCCGGTCGTTAAGAATCTCCTGATCTTGAATGGGCTGGTATTTCTGGCGCAACTGGTACCCACCACCGACCGATTGCTGATCGAGTGGTTTGCACTCTGGCCGTTAGGGCTCCCGGAATTCTATCCTGGATTCTGGCCCTGGCAGCTCCTCACCTATAGTTTTTTGCACGGAGGCTTTGCGCACCTCTTTTTTAATATGTTTGCCCTCTGGATGTTTGGGGTGCCGATTGAGCGGGCCTGGGGGTCGCGGCGTTTTGGCGTATACTACTTTGTGAGCGTCATCGGAGCAGGGCTTACGCAGTTGCTTGTGGTGACCCTCAGCGGGGCGGTATATCCAACGGTAGGGGCTTCGGGAGGCGTTTTTGGCATTTTGCTCGCTTTTGGGATGATGTTTCCCAACACGCCTATTTACCTGTACTTTCTGTTTCCTATTAAGGCGAAATGGCTTGTCATTGGCTACGGGCTGCTAGAACTCTGGGCGGGCATAACCGGCACGCAGGCAGGCATTGCCAACTTTGCGCATCTGGGCGGGATGCTTTTCGGGTTTCTCCTGATTCAGTACTGGCGAGGCAAGCTGCCCTGGCGTCCGACTCGGCGCCTGTACTGGTAG
- a CDS encoding rhomboid family protein, with product MSRFLVWYRMQPPALRALLTINAGFYLLWVVALMHIDVVRRFVWMHLALNPDWPAILTHPWQLVTYNFLHLQPGFWGLIHILFNMLWLVWIGREYEELHGSHRLLALYVIAGVGGGLLTVVLHMLFPGVGAFGGLVHGASASVLGVLMAVAILYPFKSVALFLLGPIRLLYLVLIFLALDVLFMAGGGTAVGAHLGGALFGLLYAKAEQRGIELAGWARVFFQRRRARRRQPVAAETGWSLRRVGAWMEQRRGSAAESRGSAARERSLEEEVDRILDKISAHGYDSLTEEEKRILYEASRR from the coding sequence GTGAGCCGGTTTCTGGTCTGGTACCGCATGCAGCCGCCTGCGTTGCGGGCGTTGCTGACCATCAACGCCGGATTCTATCTGCTGTGGGTAGTGGCGCTCATGCACATCGATGTAGTGCGCCGGTTTGTCTGGATGCACCTGGCCCTGAATCCTGACTGGCCGGCCATCTTAACGCATCCCTGGCAACTGGTCACCTACAATTTTTTGCACCTCCAGCCTGGCTTCTGGGGGTTGATTCACATTCTGTTTAACATGCTCTGGCTGGTGTGGATTGGGCGTGAGTATGAAGAGTTGCATGGGTCACACCGGCTGCTGGCGTTGTACGTAATTGCCGGGGTAGGGGGCGGCCTGCTCACGGTGGTGCTGCACATGCTGTTTCCGGGCGTGGGCGCTTTCGGGGGGCTGGTGCATGGCGCTTCCGCTTCCGTGCTGGGGGTGCTCATGGCAGTGGCAATTCTTTATCCTTTCAAGAGCGTGGCCCTGTTTCTTTTAGGTCCGATCCGGTTGCTCTATCTGGTGCTGATCTTTCTGGCACTCGACGTGCTCTTCATGGCTGGCGGCGGGACGGCCGTTGGAGCCCATCTGGGAGGTGCCCTGTTTGGCCTGCTCTATGCAAAAGCTGAGCAGCGGGGCATTGAGCTGGCCGGTTGGGCGCGCGTCTTTTTCCAGAGGCGACGCGCGCGTCGGCGGCAACCCGTTGCCGCCGAAACCGGATGGAGCCTGCGCCGGGTGGGGGCCTGGATGGAGCAGCGACGCGGATCGGCGGCAGAAAGCCGGGGCAGCGCTGCCCGAGAGCGCTCGCTGGAGGAAGAGGTGGACCGCATCCTGGATAAAATCAGCGCGCACGGGTACGATTCCCTTACCGAAGAGGAGAAGCGGATCCTTTACGAAGCCAGTCGGCGTTGA
- the ispG gene encoding flavodoxin-dependent (E)-4-hydroxy-3-methylbut-2-enyl-diphosphate synthase encodes MERPRRKSRPVMVGNVQIGGGAPISVQSMTTTKTHDVAATLAQIQQLAEAGADIVRVAVPRPEDADALRDIVQGSPVPIVADIHFNYQYALKAIEAGVAKVRINPGNIGKEEWEREVLLAAKEKGIPIRIGVNSGSLERDLLDKYGYPRPEALFESAMRHIEICHKHGFEDIVISVKHSDVYYMIQAYRLIAERTDFPLHLGVTEAGSFVSGSIKSAIGIGALLAEGIGDTIRVSLATDPVQEVEVAHQILKALRLGPPGVNIIACPTCGRLTGDLFSIVEAVEAAVKARKFKKNLNVALMGCAVNGPGEAAGADLGISLGRGRAHLFIRGKVVRVVPEDQIVEAVLEAIEQWEETSDEAAHASKQNHT; translated from the coding sequence ATGGAGCGACCACGTCGCAAGTCTCGGCCGGTGATGGTCGGGAACGTGCAGATAGGGGGAGGGGCCCCGATTTCGGTGCAGTCGATGACCACGACCAAGACGCACGATGTGGCGGCCACGCTGGCCCAGATTCAGCAACTGGCTGAGGCGGGAGCCGACATCGTGCGGGTGGCTGTCCCACGTCCGGAAGATGCGGACGCTTTGCGAGACATTGTGCAGGGGAGTCCGGTGCCCATCGTGGCCGATATTCATTTCAACTATCAGTATGCCCTGAAGGCCATTGAGGCGGGCGTGGCCAAAGTGCGGATCAATCCGGGGAATATTGGCAAAGAAGAGTGGGAACGAGAAGTGCTACTGGCCGCCAAAGAAAAGGGGATTCCAATTCGCATTGGCGTCAATTCGGGCTCGCTGGAGCGTGATCTGCTGGACAAGTACGGTTATCCCAGGCCTGAGGCGCTTTTTGAGAGCGCCATGCGACACATCGAAATCTGCCACAAGCATGGATTCGAGGATATTGTCATTTCGGTCAAGCATTCGGACGTTTACTACATGATCCAGGCGTATCGGCTGATTGCCGAACGCACGGATTTTCCGCTGCATCTGGGGGTTACCGAGGCCGGTTCCTTTGTCAGTGGCAGTATCAAGAGCGCCATCGGCATTGGAGCGTTGCTGGCCGAAGGCATTGGCGACACGATCCGCGTTTCGCTGGCTACCGATCCGGTGCAGGAAGTAGAGGTAGCGCACCAGATCCTGAAGGCTTTGCGGCTGGGGCCGCCTGGTGTCAACATTATTGCCTGCCCGACGTGTGGTCGGCTGACCGGAGATCTGTTTTCTATTGTGGAGGCCGTGGAGGCGGCCGTCAAGGCCCGGAAGTTCAAAAAGAATCTGAACGTGGCCCTGATGGGCTGCGCAGTGAACGGGCCGGGCGAAGCGGCAGGGGCCGATTTAGGCATTTCGCTGGGACGAGGCCGCGCGCACCTGTTCATTCGGGGCAAGGTCGTCCGGGTGGTGCCCGAAGATCAGATTGTCGAGGCCGTGCTGGAGGCTATTGAGCAGTGGGAAGAAACGTCGGATGAAGCGGCACACGCCTCTAAGCAGAATCATACATAA